A region of Subdoligranulum variabile DNA encodes the following proteins:
- a CDS encoding PD-(D/E)XK motif protein, which translates to MRTDKLEKIWEEIEGQRENSSQTIQRQRMICIDMPCRIYVGVNGIPSCRFMAFDIPKEDISRFNPFTSLRGITVAIAEPILQHENFYACVLQAASCDQNDVFTIVASDILQKMHDCSSADNYVEVLKQRIEKWRIFFEKAVGQQLSDRMVIGLWGELNLIHELQNEKIMTAEDLWNGPLKSAQDFQGNEIAIEVKTSVSNQLENVLISSEIQLDDSHFNALFLIAFRIERNDENGITLPQLVDMVSCKLADEQKKRFYAALLCLGYDPSHSQLYTKGYILKEQRNYYVKSGFPRIIRSDVPHGVCNIKYEVSLSTCSEFQVDWDRMIAAIKEYEYGQAGGTQ; encoded by the coding sequence ATGAGGACTGATAAACTGGAGAAAATCTGGGAAGAAATCGAAGGGCAAAGAGAAAATTCCAGTCAAACAATACAGCGGCAGCGCATGATATGCATTGATATGCCATGCCGAATCTATGTGGGAGTCAACGGTATTCCGTCTTGCAGATTCATGGCTTTTGACATTCCCAAGGAAGATATTTCACGGTTTAATCCATTCACTTCGCTAAGAGGTATTACGGTTGCTATTGCTGAGCCAATTCTTCAGCACGAGAATTTTTACGCATGTGTCCTTCAGGCAGCTTCTTGCGATCAAAATGATGTCTTTACAATAGTGGCTTCAGATATCCTTCAAAAGATGCACGACTGCTCATCGGCTGATAACTATGTTGAGGTTCTCAAGCAGCGGATCGAAAAGTGGCGCATTTTTTTCGAAAAAGCTGTAGGGCAGCAACTGTCAGACCGGATGGTAATAGGACTGTGGGGCGAATTAAATTTAATTCATGAACTGCAAAACGAAAAAATCATGACTGCAGAAGATTTATGGAATGGCCCCTTAAAGTCTGCACAAGATTTTCAAGGGAATGAAATAGCAATAGAGGTAAAAACTTCCGTTTCTAATCAGTTGGAAAATGTCTTGATTTCCAGCGAAATTCAGCTTGATGATTCGCACTTCAACGCCTTATTCCTTATCGCGTTTAGAATTGAGCGAAATGATGAAAACGGAATAACATTGCCTCAGCTCGTCGACATGGTCTCCTGCAAGTTGGCGGATGAGCAAAAGAAAAGATTTTATGCGGCTCTTTTATGTTTGGGATATGACCCATCCCATAGCCAGTTGTACACTAAGGGATATATTTTGAAGGAACAAAGGAATTACTATGTGAAGTCTGGATTTCCCAGAATAATACGCAGCGACGTACCTCACGGAGTATGCAATATAAAGTATGAAGTTTCTTTAAGCACCTGCAGTGAGTTTCAGGTCGACTGGGACAGAATGATTGCCGCAATAAAGGAGTACGAATATGGCCAAGCCGGAGGAACTCAGTAA